A single region of the Epinephelus moara isolate mb chromosome 14, YSFRI_EMoa_1.0, whole genome shotgun sequence genome encodes:
- the LOC126401153 gene encoding zinc finger protein OZF-like, which produces MSSAQCFREFLRERLTAAATEEIFGVFKKTIVKYEEEIDRQRRMLDTDWKPEVKLHRVDVCHPELPQQHACKQEEALDDQQLCTQERSSSLDQEDPQIKEEQEELCTNQEGEQLVVKEEIDAFVWTPTDEESDHSDEQTLNFNPDDTLSAAQNQSVVYMPVISSVVVPEPNSDHQLFAHTSHVDESEDPEREEQGDLGSTRNVEPKKSNHKSRDHSNTVYNPTMSNIQLNTDTGKKSLKCDTCGKAFKCKSKLTIHLRIHTGEKPFTCETCGKDFRRGSTLIDHMRTHTGEKPYFCKICGRDFRFSSDFAVHMRSHTGEKPYLCSTCGKSFSRTSELKSHVRLHTGEKPHLCKTCGKAFRLSCSLIAHTRIHTGEKPYPCNTCGKKFIRMSELKAHIRIHTGENPYSCKTCGKGFRYNSRLLVHMRRAHTGEKPYLCKTCGKSYFDASQLARHIKTHASM; this is translated from the exons ATGTCTTCAGCTCAGTGTTTTAGAGAGTTTCTCCGGGAGcgactaactgctgctgctactgagGAAATATTCGGGGTTTTTAAGAAAACTATCGTCAAGTACGAGGAGGAGATCGACCGTCAGCGCAGAATGTTGGATACCGACTGGAAACCCGAAGTAAAATTACACAGAGTAG ATGTCTGCCATCCAGAGCTCCCACAGCAACATGCCTGTAAGCAGGAGGAGGCTCTCGATGACCAGCAGCTCTGTACTCAGGAGAGGAGCTCCAGTCTGGACCAAGAGGACCCTCAGAttaaagaggagcaggaggagctcTGCACCaatcaggagggagagcagcttgtaGTGAAGGAGGAGATTGATGCCTTTGTGTGGACTCCTACTGATGAGGAAAGTGACCACAGTGATGAACAGACTCTGAACTTCAATCCTGATGACACTCTAAGTGCAGCACAAAACCAGTCTGTAGTCTACATGCCAGTTATAAGCTCTGTGGTTGTACCAGAACCAAACAGTGACCACCAGCTCTTTGCTCACACCTCTCATGTAGACGAGAGCGAAGATCCGGAAAGAGAAGAGCAAGGAGACTTGGGATCAACCAGAAATGTAGAACCAAAGAAAAGTAATCACAAAAGCAGAGATCACAGTAACACTGTATACAACCCTACCATGTCAAACATTCAACTCAATACTGATACAggtaaaaagtctttaaaatgtgacacatgTGGGAAAGCTTTTAAGTGTAAGTCAAAATTGACTATACATttgagaatccacacaggtgagaagccgtttACGTGCGAAACGTGTGGGAAAGATTTCAGACGTGGTAGTACCCTGATAGACcacatgagaactcacacaggtgagaaaccatatttttgcaaaatatgtGGGAGAGATTTCAGGTTTAGCAGTGACTTCGCAGTCCACATGAGAtcgcacacaggtgagaagccgtatctCTGCAGCACCTGTGGGAAATCATTCAGTCGGACATCTGAATTAAAGAGTCATGTAAGACTCCATACAGGTGAGAAGCCACATTTgtgcaaaacatgtgggaaagCTTTCAGACTTAGCTGTAGCTTGATAGCCCACacgagaatccacacaggtgaaaAGCCGTATCCTTGCAACACCTGTGGGAAAAAGTTCATTCGGATGTCGGAATTGAAGGCTCATAtaagaatccacacaggtgagaatcCTTATTCTTGTAAAACATGTGGAAAAGGTTTCAGATATAACAGTCGCTTGCTGGTCCACATGAGAAGAGCCCACACTGGTGAGAAGCCGTACCTTTGCAAGACCTGCGGGAAAAGCTACTTTGATGCATCTCAATTGGCAAGGCATATAAAAACGCACGCAAGCATGTAG
- the acyp1 gene encoding acylphosphatase-1: protein MFQKRVILWSWIVVGFLTTFRSTMSEEDLVSVDYEIFGRVQGVFFRKYTQAEGKKLGLVGWVQNTGAGTVQGQLQGPRSKVTQMQEWLKSTGSPQSRIIKAEFMNEKTVDSLEHSSFKVVK, encoded by the exons ATGTTTCAAAAGCGAGTGATCCTGTGGAGCTGGATTGTCGTCGGCTTCTTAACGACATTCAG GTCCACTATGTCCGAAGAAGACCTGGTTTCAGTGGATTATGAAATATTTGGCAGAGTGCAAGGTGTATTTTTTCGGAAATACACTCAA GCAGAAGGGAAGAAGCTTGGCCTGGTGGGATGGGTCCAAAACACAGGCGCAGGAACTGTTCAGGGGCAGCTTCAAGGCCCGCGCAGCAAGGTGACACAAATGCAAGAATGGCTGAAATCCACCGGGAGCCCACAGTCACGCATAATCAAGGCAGAGTTCATGAACGAGAAGACAGTGGATAGCCTTGAACACTCATCTTTTAAAgtagtaaaataa
- the mlh3 gene encoding DNA mismatch repair protein Mlh3 isoform X1, whose product MSTMIKCLSKDVQGKLRSGVAIPSLQQCLEELILNSIDGEATCVGVRMDMEAFKVQVIDNGTGMSAEDMECVGNRYYTSKCSSVEDLDNLRWYGFRGEALASIVSLATLVEISSRTRSSVKTHVKIFKDGKCMNVFEAETARPSAGTTVVICNFLHNMPVRRKRMDAVLEGERIRHRVEAISLMHPSVSFTLKNDCTGAMMVQLPKARNTYHRFVQIHSLGRAQKLGETSYTHGQFEVVGYIGKEGHYNNSLQFLYVNERLLLKTRIHKLLNFLLRRLSSSNQKNDSPDGQSAIRSPKHKRSQELQGVYIINIKCPYSEYDICLEPAKTLIEFKDWDGILLCIEEAVKAFLSRENLVSVLSRDDLDYTQPEWFGTHNTDQEGHNTGNGGQVTSIAPTLDCSIGMTLASHPVHRKRKDDCVCEESVNQESDQMECKEEREQGEKTITANELENIKSDESINKESRDEPTSDNNMAEEEEPTCSEAGEGSQISCMSSLVGQLESEKLSKEEEIPLNSTASTSNVTSPDSITQQIQSGFNSVEQTLPDCQGTGGHDHTLVSNKKISLSDTFIHENLLSQGPPQINKSVFQQQLFTQKCEKKSFASKHKISLDVGQGRTYQAQYKDVTPVIPSKIRRIASCQKLSLCKEPGSLEKFRRAYGKSDGLKLPSQETHQENNFRLPQTDGFILNPRNLLVCQKDQQDGGVTEMETEKAQSSLRSPPTLSVFTKLKPVSGQHRSKKSLAAKLCQLKQHKADNSKVLPNLSRTTSQDNACLSGGNDGTQDSNNNENHDDTAVNPEPVPCCSTNPLLAEREEATTSGDWLHHYDASVGKTVYVNKVTGLSRYEDPPTEETQVHCTSDVTNMAVSVISEMGMEYRCYPFQVDLVLPFLPKSRTERVISTGLDDRDANGESPTSLTSLYSKWNNPVFVRPPTVGVDISSGQADGLAVKIHNILFPYRFSKAMIHSMKVIHQVDKKFLACLINTRDEEPAAHDETEGNLLVLVDQHAAHERVRLENLVADSYEDDPDAPGERRLCSSTILPPLEISITEEELRLLRSCQAHLRSLGLEVKFSQAAEPQVFVGKVPLCFMEKESNEVRRGRPSVIKPIVEEYLREQIELLRSTGRVRGTLPLTVLKVLASLACHGAIKFNDSLSRDECHSLVASLSSCQLPFQCAHGRPSIAPLVDTLHLDMDEKELQRPNLRKLRRMHKAWELYGNR is encoded by the exons ATGAGCACCATGATAAAGTGTTTGTCTAAAGACGTTCAGGGGAAACTTCGCTCCGGAGTTGCTATCCCGTCACTCCAGCAGTGCTTAGAGGAGCTTATCCTCAACAGCATCGATGGCGAGGCGACCTGTGTGGGAGTCAGGATGGACATGGAGGCGTTCAAAGTTCAGGTGATCGACAACGGCACCGGGATGAGCGCTGAGGATATGGAGTGCGTGGGAAACAGATACTACACAAGCAAATGCAGCTCTGTGGAAGACCTGGACAACCTCAGGTGGTATGGCTTCAGAGGAGAAGCCCTTGCAAGTATAGTCTCTCTAGCCACACTAGTTGAAATCTCATCCCGGACCAGATCATCAGTGAAAACTCACGTTAAAATCTTCAAGGATGGTAAATGCATGAATGTGTTTGAGGCAGAGACTGCTCGACCCTCTGCAGGAACAACTGTTGTCATTTGTAACTTCCTCCACAACATGCCAGTCCGGAGGAAGAGGATGGATGCTGtgctggagggagagaggatcAGGCACAGAGTGGAGGCTATTTCTCTGATGCATCCCTCTGTGTCTTTCACCCTGAAGAACGACTGCACAGGAGCCATGATGGTGCAGCTCCCAAAAGCTAGAAACACCTACCACAGGTTTGTTCAGATACACAGCCTGGGGCGAGCACAGAAACTTGGAGAAACCAGCTACACACATGGTCAGTTTGAAGTGGTTGGTTACATTGGCAAAGAAGGCCACTACAACAACAGCTTACAGTTCCTGTATGTAAATGAGAGACTGCTCCTGAAAACACGCATACACAAGCTCCTGAACTTTCTCCTACGCAGACTGAGCAGCTCAAATCAGAAAAATGACAGTCCAGATGGGCAGTCTGCCATCAGGAGTCCAAAGCACAAACGAAGCCAAGAGCTGCAAGGAGTATACATCATCAATATTAAATGCCCTTACTCAGAGTATGACATATGTCTTGAGCCTGCCAAAACTCTAATAGAGTTCAAAGATTGGGATGGTATTTTGCTCTGTATAGAAGAGGCAGTGAAAGCTTTCCTGAGCAGAGAGAACCTGGTGTCTGTGCTTTCTCGAGATGACTTGGACTATACACAACCCGAATGGTTTGGCACACACAATACAGACCAAGAAGGACACAACACGGGCAATGGTGGCCAAGTAACTAGCATTGCTCCCACACTAGATTGCAGTATTGGAATGACACTGGCATCTCATCCTGTTCATCGTAAGCGCAAAGATGACTGTGTATGTGAGGAGAGTGTTAACCAGGAGTCTGATCAGATGGAGTGCAAAGAAGAGAGGGAACAGGGGGAGAAAACGATAACTGCAAATGAGTtggaaaatataaaaagtgATGAAAGCATTAACAAAGAATCTAGAGATGAGCCTACTTCTGATAACAACATggctgaagaagaagaaccaACATGCAGTGAGGCCGGGGAAGGCTCTCAGATATCATGCATGTCAAGTTTAGTCGGACAACTAGAAAGTGAAAAACTCTCAAAAGAAGAAGAGATACCATTAAACAGTACTGCCTCAACCAGCAATGTAACTTCACCAGACAGCATCACTCAACAAATTCAGTCTGGCTTTAATAGTGTTGAGCAAACATTACCTGACTGCCAGGGTACAGGAGGACATGATCATACTTTAGTAAGTAACAAAAAGATAAGTCTGTCTGATACATTCATTCATGAAAATCTGCTGAGTCAGGGCCCACCCCAAATTAATAAGTCAGTATTTCAGCAGCAACTTTTCacacagaaatgtgaaaagaaaTCCTTTGCGTCAAAACACAAAATCTCACTGGATGTGGGCCAGGGCAGAACTTATCAGGCACAATACAAAGACGTCACTCCTGTAATCCCCTCAAAGATTCGCAGAATTGCATCTTGTCAAAAGTTGTCTTTATGTAAAGAGCCTGGATCTCTTGAGAAGTTTAGAAGAGCATATGGTAAATCCGATGGACTGAAACTACCCTCTCAAGAGACTCATCAAGAGAATAATTTTAGACTTCCTCAGACAGACGGCTTTATTTTGAATCCCCGGAATTTGCTGGTTTGCCAGAAAGATCAGCAAGATGGTGGTGTCACAGAGATGGAAACAGAAAAGGCACAGAGCAGCCTCCGAAGCCCACCAACGCTCTCAGTTTTCACAAAGTTGAAACCAGTCTCAGGGCAGCATAGAAGCAAAAAATCTTTGGCAGCCAAACTCTGCCAATTGAAACAACACAAGGCAGACAATTCAAAAGTATTACCCAACTTGTCCAGGACTACCTCACAGGACAATGCCTGTCTAAGTGGTGGTAATGACGGCACCCAAGATAGCAATAACAACGAGAATCACGATGACACTGCAGTGAATCCTGAGCCAGTCCCGTGTTGCAGTACAAATCCTCTGCTGGCTGAGAGGGAAGAGGCTACAACGTCAGGTGACTGGCTTCACCACTACGATGCATCTGTGGGAAAGACGGTTTACGTTAACAAAGTGACTGGACTCAGCAGATATGAAGACCCACCTACTGAAGAAACACAAGTGCACTGTACATCTGATGTCACCAATATGGCAGTTAGTGTCATCTCTGAAATGG GGATGGAATACAGATGTTACCCATTTCAGGTGGATCTAGTGTTGCCCTTCTTGCCTAAATCAAGGACAGAAAGAGTGATTAGTACAGGGCTTGATGACAGAG ATGCCAATGGTGAGAGCCCCACCTCACTCACATCGTTGTACTCGAAATGGAATAATCCTGTGTTTGTTCGACCTCCAACG GTTGGTGTGGACATATCAAGTGGGCAAGCTGATGGACTTGCTGTCAAGATCCACAACATCCTGTTTCCATACCGTTTTTCTAAGGCCATGATTCACTCAATGAAG GTTATTCATCAAGTGGATAAGAAGTTTCTGGCGTGTCTTATCAATACAAGAGATGAAGAGCCAGCAGCACATGATGAAACTGAAG GGAACCTGCTGGTGCTGGTGGATCAACATGCTGCACACGAGAGAGTTCGACTAGAAAATCTAgttgcag ATTCCTATGAGGATGACCCAGATGCACCAGGGGAAAGGCGTCTGTGTTCATCAACCATTTTGCCACCTCTCGAGATCAGCATAACAGAAGAAGAGCTGAGGCTGCTTAG GTCTTGTCAGGCACATTTGCGCAGTTTGGGGCTGGAAGTAAAGTTCTCCCAGGCAGCAGAGCCACAAGTTTTTGTCGGGAAGGTCCCACTGTGCTTCATGGAAAAGGAGAGTAATGAGGTCAGGCGGGGGAGACCATCTGTTATCAAGCCTATTGTTGAG GAGTATCTTCGAGAGCAGATTGAG TTGCTCCGCTCAACTGGTAGAGTGAGAGGAACTCTGCCTCTCACTGTGCTGAAGGTGCTAGCCTCCCTAGCATGCCATG GTGCCATTAAATTCAATGACAGCCTGAGCAGAGATGAATGTCACAGCTTGGTGGCGTCCTTGTCCTCCTGCCAGCTGCCATTCCAGTGTGCCCATGGCCGTCCATCCATCGCTCCTTTAGTGGACACCCTCCATTTGGACATGGACGAGAAG GAGTTACAGAGACCCAACCTCCGAAAGCTGAGAAGAATGCACAAAGCGTGGGAACTTTATGGAAATAGATAA
- the mlh3 gene encoding DNA mismatch repair protein Mlh3 isoform X2, with protein sequence MSTMIKCLSKDVQGKLRSGVAIPSLQQCLEELILNSIDGEATCVGVRMDMEAFKVQVIDNGTGMSAEDMECVGNRYYTSKCSSVEDLDNLRWYGFRGEALASIVSLATLVEISSRTRSSVKTHVKIFKDGKCMNVFEAETARPSAGTTVVICNFLHNMPVRRKRMDAVLEGERIRHRVEAISLMHPSVSFTLKNDCTGAMMVQLPKARNTYHRFVQIHSLGRAQKLGETSYTHGQFEVVGYIGKEGHYNNSLQFLYVNERLLLKTRIHKLLNFLLRRLSSSNQKNDSPDGQSAIRSPKHKRSQELQGVYIINIKCPYSEYDICLEPAKTLIEFKDWDGILLCIEEAVKAFLSRENLVSVLSRDDLDYTQPEWFGTHNTDQEGHNTGNGGQVTSIAPTLDCSIGMTLASHPVHRKRKDDCVCEESVNQESDQMECKEEREQGEKTITANELENIKSDESINKESRDEPTSDNNMAEEEEPTCSEAGEGSQISCMSSLVGQLESEKLSKEEEIPLNSTASTSNVTSPDSITQQIQSGFNSVEQTLPDCQGTGGHDHTLVSNKKISLSDTFIHENLLSQGPPQINKSVFQQQLFTQKCEKKSFASKHKISLDVGQGRTYQAQYKDVTPVIPSKIRRIASCQKLSLCKEPGSLEKFRRAYGKSDGLKLPSQETHQENNFRLPQTDGFILNPRNLLVCQKDQQDGGVTEMETEKAQSSLRSPPTLSVFTKLKPVSGQHRSKKSLAAKLCQLKQHKADNSKVLPNLSRTTSQDNACLSGGNDGTQDSNNNENHDDTAVNPEPVPCCSTNPLLAEREEATTSGDWLHHYDASVGKTVYVNKVTGLSRYEDPPTEETQVHCTSDVTNMAVSVISEMDANGESPTSLTSLYSKWNNPVFVRPPTVGVDISSGQADGLAVKIHNILFPYRFSKAMIHSMKVIHQVDKKFLACLINTRDEEPAAHDETEGNLLVLVDQHAAHERVRLENLVADSYEDDPDAPGERRLCSSTILPPLEISITEEELRLLRSCQAHLRSLGLEVKFSQAAEPQVFVGKVPLCFMEKESNEVRRGRPSVIKPIVEEYLREQIELLRSTGRVRGTLPLTVLKVLASLACHGAIKFNDSLSRDECHSLVASLSSCQLPFQCAHGRPSIAPLVDTLHLDMDEKELQRPNLRKLRRMHKAWELYGNR encoded by the exons ATGAGCACCATGATAAAGTGTTTGTCTAAAGACGTTCAGGGGAAACTTCGCTCCGGAGTTGCTATCCCGTCACTCCAGCAGTGCTTAGAGGAGCTTATCCTCAACAGCATCGATGGCGAGGCGACCTGTGTGGGAGTCAGGATGGACATGGAGGCGTTCAAAGTTCAGGTGATCGACAACGGCACCGGGATGAGCGCTGAGGATATGGAGTGCGTGGGAAACAGATACTACACAAGCAAATGCAGCTCTGTGGAAGACCTGGACAACCTCAGGTGGTATGGCTTCAGAGGAGAAGCCCTTGCAAGTATAGTCTCTCTAGCCACACTAGTTGAAATCTCATCCCGGACCAGATCATCAGTGAAAACTCACGTTAAAATCTTCAAGGATGGTAAATGCATGAATGTGTTTGAGGCAGAGACTGCTCGACCCTCTGCAGGAACAACTGTTGTCATTTGTAACTTCCTCCACAACATGCCAGTCCGGAGGAAGAGGATGGATGCTGtgctggagggagagaggatcAGGCACAGAGTGGAGGCTATTTCTCTGATGCATCCCTCTGTGTCTTTCACCCTGAAGAACGACTGCACAGGAGCCATGATGGTGCAGCTCCCAAAAGCTAGAAACACCTACCACAGGTTTGTTCAGATACACAGCCTGGGGCGAGCACAGAAACTTGGAGAAACCAGCTACACACATGGTCAGTTTGAAGTGGTTGGTTACATTGGCAAAGAAGGCCACTACAACAACAGCTTACAGTTCCTGTATGTAAATGAGAGACTGCTCCTGAAAACACGCATACACAAGCTCCTGAACTTTCTCCTACGCAGACTGAGCAGCTCAAATCAGAAAAATGACAGTCCAGATGGGCAGTCTGCCATCAGGAGTCCAAAGCACAAACGAAGCCAAGAGCTGCAAGGAGTATACATCATCAATATTAAATGCCCTTACTCAGAGTATGACATATGTCTTGAGCCTGCCAAAACTCTAATAGAGTTCAAAGATTGGGATGGTATTTTGCTCTGTATAGAAGAGGCAGTGAAAGCTTTCCTGAGCAGAGAGAACCTGGTGTCTGTGCTTTCTCGAGATGACTTGGACTATACACAACCCGAATGGTTTGGCACACACAATACAGACCAAGAAGGACACAACACGGGCAATGGTGGCCAAGTAACTAGCATTGCTCCCACACTAGATTGCAGTATTGGAATGACACTGGCATCTCATCCTGTTCATCGTAAGCGCAAAGATGACTGTGTATGTGAGGAGAGTGTTAACCAGGAGTCTGATCAGATGGAGTGCAAAGAAGAGAGGGAACAGGGGGAGAAAACGATAACTGCAAATGAGTtggaaaatataaaaagtgATGAAAGCATTAACAAAGAATCTAGAGATGAGCCTACTTCTGATAACAACATggctgaagaagaagaaccaACATGCAGTGAGGCCGGGGAAGGCTCTCAGATATCATGCATGTCAAGTTTAGTCGGACAACTAGAAAGTGAAAAACTCTCAAAAGAAGAAGAGATACCATTAAACAGTACTGCCTCAACCAGCAATGTAACTTCACCAGACAGCATCACTCAACAAATTCAGTCTGGCTTTAATAGTGTTGAGCAAACATTACCTGACTGCCAGGGTACAGGAGGACATGATCATACTTTAGTAAGTAACAAAAAGATAAGTCTGTCTGATACATTCATTCATGAAAATCTGCTGAGTCAGGGCCCACCCCAAATTAATAAGTCAGTATTTCAGCAGCAACTTTTCacacagaaatgtgaaaagaaaTCCTTTGCGTCAAAACACAAAATCTCACTGGATGTGGGCCAGGGCAGAACTTATCAGGCACAATACAAAGACGTCACTCCTGTAATCCCCTCAAAGATTCGCAGAATTGCATCTTGTCAAAAGTTGTCTTTATGTAAAGAGCCTGGATCTCTTGAGAAGTTTAGAAGAGCATATGGTAAATCCGATGGACTGAAACTACCCTCTCAAGAGACTCATCAAGAGAATAATTTTAGACTTCCTCAGACAGACGGCTTTATTTTGAATCCCCGGAATTTGCTGGTTTGCCAGAAAGATCAGCAAGATGGTGGTGTCACAGAGATGGAAACAGAAAAGGCACAGAGCAGCCTCCGAAGCCCACCAACGCTCTCAGTTTTCACAAAGTTGAAACCAGTCTCAGGGCAGCATAGAAGCAAAAAATCTTTGGCAGCCAAACTCTGCCAATTGAAACAACACAAGGCAGACAATTCAAAAGTATTACCCAACTTGTCCAGGACTACCTCACAGGACAATGCCTGTCTAAGTGGTGGTAATGACGGCACCCAAGATAGCAATAACAACGAGAATCACGATGACACTGCAGTGAATCCTGAGCCAGTCCCGTGTTGCAGTACAAATCCTCTGCTGGCTGAGAGGGAAGAGGCTACAACGTCAGGTGACTGGCTTCACCACTACGATGCATCTGTGGGAAAGACGGTTTACGTTAACAAAGTGACTGGACTCAGCAGATATGAAGACCCACCTACTGAAGAAACACAAGTGCACTGTACATCTGATGTCACCAATATGGCAGTTAGTGTCATCTCTGAAATGG ATGCCAATGGTGAGAGCCCCACCTCACTCACATCGTTGTACTCGAAATGGAATAATCCTGTGTTTGTTCGACCTCCAACG GTTGGTGTGGACATATCAAGTGGGCAAGCTGATGGACTTGCTGTCAAGATCCACAACATCCTGTTTCCATACCGTTTTTCTAAGGCCATGATTCACTCAATGAAG GTTATTCATCAAGTGGATAAGAAGTTTCTGGCGTGTCTTATCAATACAAGAGATGAAGAGCCAGCAGCACATGATGAAACTGAAG GGAACCTGCTGGTGCTGGTGGATCAACATGCTGCACACGAGAGAGTTCGACTAGAAAATCTAgttgcag ATTCCTATGAGGATGACCCAGATGCACCAGGGGAAAGGCGTCTGTGTTCATCAACCATTTTGCCACCTCTCGAGATCAGCATAACAGAAGAAGAGCTGAGGCTGCTTAG GTCTTGTCAGGCACATTTGCGCAGTTTGGGGCTGGAAGTAAAGTTCTCCCAGGCAGCAGAGCCACAAGTTTTTGTCGGGAAGGTCCCACTGTGCTTCATGGAAAAGGAGAGTAATGAGGTCAGGCGGGGGAGACCATCTGTTATCAAGCCTATTGTTGAG GAGTATCTTCGAGAGCAGATTGAG TTGCTCCGCTCAACTGGTAGAGTGAGAGGAACTCTGCCTCTCACTGTGCTGAAGGTGCTAGCCTCCCTAGCATGCCATG GTGCCATTAAATTCAATGACAGCCTGAGCAGAGATGAATGTCACAGCTTGGTGGCGTCCTTGTCCTCCTGCCAGCTGCCATTCCAGTGTGCCCATGGCCGTCCATCCATCGCTCCTTTAGTGGACACCCTCCATTTGGACATGGACGAGAAG GAGTTACAGAGACCCAACCTCCGAAAGCTGAGAAGAATGCACAAAGCGTGGGAACTTTATGGAAATAGATAA
- the LOC126400847 gene encoding transmembrane emp24 domain-containing protein 10-like, with amino-acid sequence MTRNWREETEVGAGAACDRSSSIIILHTHYNKETNSMNTVFLLIPVLLLDPVVSITFYLPANSWKCLQDDIHKNVLVSGEYEVSEDPHTVTDLRITDSLGGRLYNKDNATKGKFSFVTQNHDQFDVCFSSTAPLGSGRVKDQVITLNVKHGVDAKGYEEIEKLEKRTPLEAQLRHLERLSQSIADDFILLKERVRDVRQTNESTNESVQLFSILSICCFLALATWQIFYLRRFFKIKKLIE; translated from the exons ATGACCCGGAACTGGAGGGAGGAGACCGAAGTGGGGGCGGGGGCTGCGTGTGacaggagcagcagcatcatCATCCTTCACACTCATTACAATAAAGAGACTAACAGCATGAATACAGTTTTCCTGCTGATACCAGTCCTTCTTCTGGACCCGGTGGTTTCTATTACTTTCTACCTGCCGGCCAACTCCTGGAAATGTCTACAAGATGACATCCACAAAAATGTGCTGGTCTCAGGCGAGTATGAAGTCAGTGAGGACCCACACACTGTGACTGATCTGAGG ATCACTGACTCTTTAGGTGGCAGGTTGTACAACAAGGACAACGCCACAAAGGGGAAGTTTTCATTTGTAACACAAAATCACGACCAGTTTGACGTTTGCTTCAGCAGCACAGCTCCATTGG GCAGTGGCAGGGTCAAAGACCAAGTGATCACACTGAACGTAAAGCACGGCGTGGACGCAAAGGGCTATGAAGAG ATTGAAAAACTGGAGAAACGGACCCCCCTTGAGGCGCAGCTACGACATCTGGAGCGCCTCTCGCAGTCCATTGCAGATGACTTCATCCTCTTGAAGGAACGAGTGAGAGACGTGCGACAAACAAATG AGTCCACCAATGAGAGCGTGCAGCTCTTCAGCATCCTCTCCATCTGCTGTTTTCTTGCGCTGGCCACATGGCAGATTTTCTACTTGAGACGATTCTTCAAGATCAAGAAGCTGATTGAATGA